AAGAAGATGCAAGTTTGTCTACAGATGAAATCTTCGCAGCACCGCTTGTTCGCTGGATTAATGTAAATATCTTTCTAAATCTTTCTAACCCACACTATCTTTCAAACGAATATAGTTCAATAGCCCTAATATAAATCTGTTTACTGCGCCGATACTGCCTATAATCGGAGGTGGGACTGACGTGATCATGGGAAGTGGGACTGCCGTGATTATGGGCAGTTTATTTGGTAATTTGTAATTCAATTgatcatatatttttattttataagatCAGTGGGAGCTTTAACCATAGTGAATTCAATAATTGTGTTAttcttttctattatttctagGTAGACAAGCAACACATACACCTCACGGCCGGTATATACCCACCGCATATCGCTTGCTTCGGGAAGACAAAAGGAAGAGGAATATACTTCGTAGTTCTTGAGAGAGAAGCGATAGACTGCGGAGATTGCTCAATACAAGCTTTAGATGTGTTTTTTAAATCATTCGCTGTTTTCGGAGTTAAAGTGCCGGTTTTTGTGTATCCGCTTtacgaaatatttaaaattaagatTCATAAATTGGCCACACATAGTGCACGCAACACAGTTAATAACGTGTTAAAAGCATTGGACAACG
This genomic window from Topomyia yanbarensis strain Yona2022 unplaced genomic scaffold, ASM3024719v1 HiC_scaffold_715, whole genome shotgun sequence contains:
- the LOC131696093 gene encoding uncharacterized protein LOC131696093, giving the protein MVQQAFNRINQIQSMDTNIRRLLSKGLLLNRNAFTDVEDDYIRGSLILMKEMVVRGAKRAKEDASLSTDEIFAAPLVRWINVDKQHIHLTAGIYPPHIACFGKTKGRGIYFVVLEREAIDCGDCSIQALDVFFKSFAVFGVKVPVFVYPLYEIFKIKIHKLATHSARNTVNNVLKALDNAERAEELNQHTT